In the Helianthus annuus cultivar XRQ/B chromosome 11, HanXRQr2.0-SUNRISE, whole genome shotgun sequence genome, one interval contains:
- the LOC110887528 gene encoding cell division control protein 48 homolog C — translation MGKACKKQSSLFVKLLRRRVQESYGSFSNPSINELVDVLRTKYPEYARHKPQLLTRMVKQTLDSDNNKGKRKLSRNDDEDEDDITSVSSCKKAKKIDIREETPEDGDEDMSAVGTSYSPEFDLTKSMLRDKYKFKSVEVELVTNSTDRKVDLGMEDKYVKPANNFPNADGVGKVRFKDLGGIDDVLRELLLEVIIPWYRPDVPLSIGVRPTTGILLHGPPGCGKTTLANAIANEAGVPFYNIAAPELVYGVSGESEEKIRELFSNAHKTAPSIVFIDEIDTIASKRENLQREMDKRIVTQLMICMDAASKCEDGKLGYVLVIGATNRPDALDRALRRPGRFDREITLGVPDENARTKILRVLTRNVKLGDAFDLVKISKLTPGFVGTDLVSLVDNAGRLCMRRSIEAKELELSAQDEDWWKKPWTLDDKANLITMSDFEEAVKLVQPSTKREGFTSIPDVKWEDIGGLDRLRMKFNEYIVNRIKDPVAYEKSGLNNSETAFLLHGPPGCGKTLIAKAVANEAGANFITMKGPEIMNKYVGESELAVRNIFSRARTCSPCIIFFDEVDALTSQRGKEGGWVVERVVTQLLSELDGGDPRKGVYVIGATNRLDVIDRALLRSGRFGEILYVTLPNQDERGLILKTLSKKHYLDADVDLIAIARSKACENLSGADLKRMMAKAAMVAHRENCSKIKAVHFEKVLKKIKPSVTDKEREHYNLMAKILES, via the exons ATGGGGAAAGCATGCAAGAAGCAGTCGTCCTTGTTCGTAAAGCTTCTCCGCCGCCGTGTACAGGAATCATATGGAAGCTTCTCCAATCCATCCATCAACGAACTGGTTGACGTCCTCCGAACCAAGTATCCCGAATACGCTCGCCACAAGCCCCAACTGTTAACAAGGATGGTCAAGCAAACCCTAGATTCCGACAACAACAAAGGTAAGCGGAAATTAAGTAGGAACGACGATGAGGATGAGGATGATATTACATCGGTGTCGTCATGCAAAAAGGCGAAGAAAATCGATATTAGAGAAGAGACTCCTGAGGATGGAGACGAAGATATGAGTGCGGTTGGGACGTCGTACAGCCCTGAGTTTGATCTAACGAAATCAATGCTTCGAGACAAATACAAATTTAAAAGTGTAGAGGTAGAGCTTGTTACCAATAGCACCGATAGAAAAGTTGATTTGGGGATGGAAGATAAATATGTTAAGCCCGCGAACAATTTTCCTAATGCTGATGGTGTTGGAAAAGTTagatttaaggatcttggtgGTATCGATGATGTGTTGCGTGAGCTACTGCTGGAAGTAATTATTCCTTGGTATCGTCCGGACGTGCCTCTTAGCATTGGAGTAAGGCCCACGACTGGTATTTTGTTACATGGGCCGCCTGGGTGCGGTAAGACTACACTAGCTAATGCTATTGCTAATGAGGCTGGAGTTCCATTTTATAACATTGCAGCCCCTGAGTTGGTCTATGGGGTATCAG GTGAATCAGAAGAGAAGATACGTGAGCTGTTTTCAAATGCACACAAAACTGCACCGTCTATAGTTTTCATTGATGAGATTGATACAATAGCTTCGAAACGCGAAAACCTTCAAAGGGAGATGGATAAACGTATCGTGACACAACTAATGATTTGTATGGATGCCGCTTCAAAATGTGAGGATGGGAAACTGGGATATGTTTTGGTGATCGGTGCTACCAATAGACCTGATGCTCTTGACCGGGCTTTAAGAAGGCCTGGGCGTTTTGACCGTGAGATTACTTTAGGTGTTCCGGATGAAAATGCTAGAACAAAGATTCTTCGTGTGCTTACACGAAATGTAAAACTTGGAGATGCTTTTGATCTCGTCAAAATCTCAAAGTTAACTCCAGGTTTTGTTGGAACTGATTTGGTATCGTTGGTGGACAATGCTGGTCGCCTTTGTATGAGGCGAAGTATTGAGGCAAAAGAGTTGGAACTTTCTGCACAAGATGAAGACTGGTGGAAGAAGCCATGGACCCTTGACGATAAGGCTAACCTTATCACGATGTCTGACTTTGAG GAAGCTGTCAAGCTGGTTCAGCCCTCTACTAAAAGAGAAGGATTCACGAGCATCCCCGATGTCAAATGGGAAGACATTGGAGGTCTTGATCGGTTGAGAATGAAGTTTAACGAGTACATAGTCAACCGTATAAAAGATCCTGTTGCGTATGAG AAATCCGGACTTAATAATTCGGAGACAGCGTTTTTGCTTCATGGACCTCCTGGATGTGGAAAAACATTGATTGCCAAAGCTGTTGCTAACGAAGCAGGAGCAAATTTTATAAC TATGAAGGGTCCTGAGATTATGAACAAATACGTTGGAGAAAGTGAATTGGCAGTGCGGAATATATTTAGTCGTGCAAGGACATGTTCTCCATGCATAATATTCTTTGATGAG gTAGATGCTTTGACATCACAGCGTGGAAAGGAAGGGGGGTGGGTTGTCGAACGAGTTGTAACCCAG CTATTGTCTGAGCTAGATGGTGGTGATCCACGCAAGGGAGTTTACGTAATTGGTGCTACCAACAG GCTAGATGTGATTGACCGAGCACTCTTACGGTCCGGAAGGTTTGGGGAGATTCTGTATGTCACCCTGCCAAACCAAGACGAGCGTGGGTTGATCTTAAAAACTCTTTCTAAG aaacactacctagaTGCTGATGTTGACTTGATTGCAATTGCTCGGAGCAAGGcttgtgaaaatttaagtggagcTGATCTAAAAAGAATG ATGGCTAAAGCTGCAATGGTTGCTCATAGAGAAAACTGCAGTAAAATTAAAGCTGTTCATTTTGAAAAAGTCTTGAAAAAAATCAAGCCTTCTGTCACTGATAAG GAAAGAGAGCATTACAATCTAATGGCAAAGATCCTTGAGTCTTAA